The Candidatus Nitrosotalea sinensis genome contains a region encoding:
- a CDS encoding DNA-3-methyladenine glycosylase 2 codes for MQKTDSINIETTINSGQVFLWNKIGEQWVGIDGQDIMILRQKPYSLKSSGNIDNFLRRDDNLEKILKNISTDRTVRDAIKQSSGLRLIRQDPFQCYISFICSSNSSIQNIKSMLENLCRKFGVKKEFGKYQLHTFPRVETLANATMNELLDCRLGFRAKYVKEASLAVNSNKIDFKELRKLDYQTAIRSLKNILGIGNKVADCIALFSLDKLEAFPIDRWTQRILLKYYKDIFCDVSEKPLTEKKYEKLHDDIVKYFGPYAGYSQQFLFKMERDLNKKSWL; via the coding sequence ATGCAGAAGACAGATTCAATCAACATAGAAACTACCATTAATAGTGGACAGGTGTTTTTATGGAACAAGATTGGAGAACAATGGGTAGGAATAGACGGCCAAGATATCATGATATTAAGACAAAAGCCTTACAGCCTCAAATCATCAGGTAATATTGATAATTTTTTAAGAAGAGATGATAATTTAGAAAAAATATTGAAAAACATTAGCACAGACAGAACAGTAAGAGATGCAATCAAACAATCTTCAGGTTTGAGGTTGATAAGGCAGGATCCTTTTCAATGCTACATATCTTTTATCTGTTCGTCAAATTCATCAATACAAAATATCAAATCCATGCTAGAAAATTTGTGTAGAAAATTTGGGGTAAAAAAAGAATTCGGAAAATATCAACTCCACACATTTCCAAGAGTAGAGACACTTGCAAATGCCACAATGAATGAGCTCTTAGATTGCAGATTAGGATTCAGAGCAAAATATGTCAAAGAAGCTTCTCTTGCGGTTAATTCAAACAAGATAGATTTCAAAGAGTTGCGAAAGTTAGATTATCAAACTGCCATACGATCTCTTAAGAATATTCTCGGGATAGGAAATAAGGTTGCAGATTGTATTGCGTTATTTTCTTTAGATAAATTAGAGGCATTTCCAATTGATAGATGGACTCAAAGAATTTTGTTAAAATATTACAAAGACATTTTTTGTGACGTATCAGAAAAACCATTGACGGAAAAGAAATACGAAAAACTTCATGATGATATTGTGAAATATTTCGGTCCATATGCAGGATACTCACAACAATTTCTCTTCAAGATGGAAAGAGATCTTAACAAAAAAAGTTGGCTGTAA
- a CDS encoding FkbM family methyltransferase — protein MQTTQKVGVYVITNRNHPKFSDCINAIKREMGDFPCHIIKDGKTRAEGRQICIDDARKKGFDWICFVDDDFVLNDGWWSDVSQYMNDPNVGMIWGINWDHDDTRKNWINYLNSVNIPRFNIDKLIRRKLDKKYDKWYQKKYPPKKASDFDYEGYLKHEFEQRGGTHDTLIRLDAIPEWIKIPKILHVYEDKFLKQIVEISGYKCVITNTGGTHYSMVRWDGKAIMNQFDYDKIFYNGLTKRKNRLVSLIFSPIAFYFRYKSTQSLRTAFRFWWYHYILYNLKCILLLPQIYNLDPEPINMMLLMFEGKTCYDIGANMGYTSIIMSRNFDNVYAFEPSSAYKKLKRNTSRNKKIHTLNVAISDHDGKLIMEKREIPWRSGQLVAYEGAIKNMWGKLIENVTIDCEKIDSMDIMKPDFMKIDVEGFELDVIKGASETIKKYRPSIFIEIHSSIIGLEIKNILSPLYQIHRVNHPHYKENSQMKKEHYFLFCIPK, from the coding sequence TTGCAAACAACACAAAAAGTAGGAGTGTATGTTATCACAAATAGGAATCATCCCAAGTTTTCTGATTGCATAAACGCCATAAAACGCGAAATGGGTGATTTTCCATGTCACATTATAAAAGATGGGAAGACCAGAGCAGAAGGTCGTCAGATATGCATCGATGATGCACGGAAAAAAGGCTTTGATTGGATATGTTTTGTTGATGATGATTTTGTACTAAATGATGGATGGTGGTCGGATGTATCACAATACATGAATGATCCAAATGTAGGTATGATATGGGGCATAAATTGGGACCATGATGATACGCGAAAGAATTGGATTAATTATCTTAATTCCGTCAACATACCGAGGTTCAACATAGACAAACTGATCAGACGTAAACTTGACAAGAAATACGACAAGTGGTACCAAAAAAAATATCCACCAAAAAAGGCTTCAGATTTTGATTATGAAGGATATCTAAAACATGAATTTGAGCAACGTGGAGGTACACATGATACGCTGATTAGACTTGATGCAATACCAGAATGGATTAAGATACCAAAAATACTTCATGTGTATGAAGACAAGTTTCTGAAGCAAATAGTAGAGATCTCAGGCTACAAATGTGTAATCACTAACACAGGAGGCACCCATTACAGCATGGTAAGATGGGATGGAAAGGCAATAATGAATCAATTTGATTATGACAAGATATTTTATAACGGATTGACTAAGCGTAAAAATAGATTAGTATCGCTGATTTTTTCTCCAATAGCCTTCTATTTTAGATATAAATCAACACAGAGCTTAAGGACAGCATTTCGTTTCTGGTGGTACCACTATATTCTATACAATCTCAAATGCATCTTACTATTACCACAGATCTATAATCTAGACCCCGAGCCAATCAACATGATGTTACTTATGTTTGAAGGAAAAACATGTTATGACATAGGTGCCAACATGGGTTACACTTCCATCATTATGAGCAGAAATTTTGATAATGTGTATGCTTTTGAGCCCTCCTCAGCATATAAAAAATTAAAAAGGAATACATCTAGAAACAAAAAAATTCACACTTTAAATGTAGCAATCAGCGATCATGATGGAAAACTGATCATGGAGAAAAGAGAAATTCCTTGGAGATCAGGTCAATTAGTCGCATATGAAGGAGCGATAAAAAACATGTGGGGCAAATTAATTGAAAATGTCACAATAGATTGTGAAAAAATAGACAGCATGGATATAATGAAACCTGATTTTATGAAAATAGATGTAGAGGGATTTGAGCTTGATGTGATAAAGGGTGCGTCAGAAACTATAAAAAAATACAGGCCTAGCATTTTCATTGAAATACATTCATCCATCATAGGATTAGAAATTAAGAATATTTTGAGTCCTCTTTATCAAATTCACCGTGTGAATCATCCACATTATAAAGAAAATTCACAAATGAAAAAAGAGCATTATTTTCTTTTTTGCATTCCAAAATGA
- a CDS encoding HipA family kinase yields the protein MSLCNVIQSKDLTVKQLIKPIEFTASFSKPWLVKCNDDQQYVLKFFNGSDDTLANEFLCNRIAQVMGLTVPEIAVVSIEKENVQRINVNRKNLNEYQISPGKYFGTRFIDSTYTLEHEIYRKLKPSTIKNIREVPGMIVFDIFIQNIDRLKQNVLIHMLPKRQLTFEYVLIDHGHCFGGSNWNVNTMKDFQFDLLNIHWKHDLFIYDSQFKDYVEKLQNLDKRFFKEVIDEIPVEWKKQPHECNEFVNALSSMDASKILPLLKKHKRELLVKNLRTRIPKFDQCLSFIDDVKNKYHDLAN from the coding sequence ATGTCTCTTTGTAATGTTATTCAAAGTAAAGATTTAACGGTAAAACAACTTATCAAACCGATCGAATTCACGGCATCTTTTTCGAAACCATGGTTAGTAAAATGCAATGATGATCAGCAATATGTTTTGAAATTTTTTAATGGTAGTGATGATACGTTGGCAAATGAATTTCTCTGTAATAGGATTGCTCAGGTAATGGGACTAACAGTGCCAGAAATAGCCGTTGTTTCTATTGAGAAAGAAAATGTACAAAGAATTAACGTAAATAGAAAAAATCTAAATGAATATCAGATCTCTCCAGGCAAATACTTTGGAACTAGGTTTATTGACAGTACGTATACATTAGAACATGAGATCTATAGGAAACTGAAACCATCTACAATTAAAAATATACGTGAAGTACCAGGAATGATTGTTTTTGATATCTTTATACAAAATATTGATAGACTAAAACAAAATGTGCTAATACATATGCTGCCAAAAAGACAACTGACCTTTGAGTATGTGTTGATAGACCATGGTCATTGCTTTGGAGGCTCAAACTGGAATGTAAATACCATGAAAGATTTTCAATTCGATCTACTTAATATTCATTGGAAACATGATCTTTTCATTTATGATAGTCAATTCAAAGATTATGTAGAAAAATTACAAAATTTGGATAAAAGATTTTTCAAAGAAGTAATTGATGAAATACCAGTGGAATGGAAGAAACAACCTCATGAATGTAATGAATTTGTAAATGCTCTTTCTTCCATGGATGCAAGTAAGATATTGCCTCTACTAAAGAAACATAAACGAGAATTACTTGTTAAAAATTTGAGAACTAGAATTCCTAAATTTGATCAGTGCTTGTCCTTTATCGATGATGTGAAAAACAAATATCACGATCTTGCTAACTGA
- a CDS encoding cupredoxin domain-containing protein codes for MSLPSSSHAYGIGLIAVIVGAAIGVSYYQLYFIPELNAKPIIPDKILHPGDTTTIIIVPGAENQAQDQNFVPKTTKAQLGVNNLVIWKNTGDTAHTVTPDKPFKDQYSGDFGSPGVIKPGTSYKFVFTQEAVIPYHCEPHPWMKGQITIEHGALTS; via the coding sequence TTGAGCCTACCATCATCAAGTCACGCGTATGGAATAGGATTGATTGCAGTTATTGTAGGTGCTGCCATTGGAGTTTCTTATTATCAACTTTATTTCATTCCTGAACTTAATGCAAAGCCAATAATCCCGGACAAAATACTTCATCCTGGAGATACTACAACAATAATTATCGTTCCAGGTGCAGAAAATCAAGCACAAGACCAAAACTTTGTTCCCAAAACCACAAAAGCACAACTTGGAGTAAATAATTTAGTAATATGGAAAAATACTGGTGACACAGCCCATACTGTTACGCCTGATAAACCATTTAAAGATCAATACAGTGGCGACTTTGGATCTCCGGGAGTAATCAAACCAGGTACTAGCTACAAATTTGTCTTTACTCAAGAGGCAGTGATTCCATATCATTGTGAACCTCATCCCTGGATGAAAGGGCAAATAACTATAGAGCACGGTGCATTAACATCTTAG
- a CDS encoding cytochrome b: MVVSLKRRNGLVDFFYWIWDGLERTVFIGTKFSFPARFVSPFGFLGMLTFVIFVILGISGALLMFYYQPILDRAWDSVAKINDTVPYGFMIRNIHYHASNAMVLLAVLHMYYQYFSGRYKIRNEIIWVTGVVLGTVTILEAFTGYDIIFSERAELAISIAASLTNSMPVVGPTIRDAMFGSGFADFILRFYTMHVFLLPIVMLGLMAVHMPRFLVFDVPMVMAIAGAIFLTGGVFPVDLGSKFEPTVPPGITVPEWYLTGIYAFLRTQYDKFVTGVLWPGVFIVAIAMTPFIDRYKKFSWKDRPIVTAFGITGIAQVMVTTYWGFYITPDTTKPLVARLVIDPIFFYLVMLLLVPIGFGFSYMMILLAKESERKAKLAASKAPHRSSPINLSGKWINWLIVGLLAFQVYLNIAAYNAALSGMKNFALFLTGLILMVFAGMFHLYRHGLNEAKKIPTPPPAESESPKPLDSKE; this comes from the coding sequence ATGGTCGTTTCCTTAAAACGTAGAAACGGTCTAGTAGATTTCTTCTACTGGATTTGGGACGGACTTGAAAGAACTGTATTCATTGGTACAAAATTCTCGTTTCCAGCCAGATTTGTAAGTCCATTTGGATTCTTGGGAATGCTGACATTTGTAATATTTGTGATTCTCGGAATATCTGGCGCATTGTTGATGTTCTATTATCAACCTATATTGGATAGGGCGTGGGACAGTGTTGCCAAAATTAATGATACTGTACCATATGGCTTTATGATACGTAATATTCACTATCATGCTTCAAATGCAATGGTGCTTCTTGCAGTACTTCACATGTATTACCAATATTTCAGTGGAAGATACAAGATACGAAATGAAATAATCTGGGTTACCGGTGTAGTACTTGGTACTGTAACAATCTTGGAAGCATTTACTGGATATGATATTATATTTAGTGAAAGAGCAGAACTTGCAATCAGTATAGCGGCATCTCTTACAAACTCGATGCCAGTTGTAGGGCCAACCATAAGGGACGCCATGTTCGGTTCTGGATTTGCCGACTTTATTCTCAGGTTCTATACAATGCACGTATTCCTATTACCTATAGTGATGCTTGGATTGATGGCAGTACACATGCCGAGATTCCTTGTATTTGATGTTCCTATGGTGATGGCAATAGCAGGAGCAATATTCCTAACAGGAGGAGTCTTCCCAGTAGATCTGGGTTCCAAGTTTGAACCTACGGTACCTCCTGGTATCACGGTACCTGAATGGTATCTTACTGGAATCTATGCATTCCTTAGAACTCAATATGACAAGTTTGTAACGGGTGTGCTGTGGCCAGGTGTGTTCATTGTAGCCATAGCTATGACCCCGTTCATTGATAGATACAAAAAATTCTCATGGAAGGACAGGCCAATAGTTACAGCATTTGGAATTACAGGTATAGCACAAGTTATGGTAACTACCTATTGGGGATTCTATATCACACCTGATACTACAAAACCACTTGTTGCAAGACTTGTAATCGATCCGATCTTTTTCTACTTGGTAATGTTGTTGCTGGTTCCAATTGGCTTTGGATTCTCTTACATGATGATACTGCTTGCAAAAGAATCTGAAAGAAAGGCAAAGCTAGCAGCTTCCAAGGCTCCACATAGATCATCACCAATTAATCTATCTGGCAAATGGATAAACTGGCTTATTGTAGGCCTATTGGCATTTCAAGTGTATCTGAACATTGCTGCATATAATGCGGCATTAAGTGGCATGAAGAACTTTGCACTATTTCTAACAGGTTTAATTCTGATGGTCTTTGCTGGCATGTTCCATCTCTACAGGCATGGATTGAATGAAGCAAAGAAGATTCCTACACCGCCACCCGCAGAATCTGAATCTCCAAAACCACTTGACAGTAAAGAGTAA
- a CDS encoding twin-arginine translocation signal domain-containing protein: MSEQDSAKDALSRRDFLKLLGAAGVALTFTPFVPWGKYMPNPSNASLEKAQVILPDGTQANVKTFPKNHSEVITYPKTGDSVLDQEAFKKWQFIRLPEELGGDKDDVSAFRVYSMVCLHLWCLWKYWPQEGRKRGECPCHGSMYNPLNGKAFAGPASLQAAPSNVLATLYLEADNDGNLWIKPAVWNVNENGVVGYGRFLKT; this comes from the coding sequence ATGTCTGAGCAAGATTCTGCCAAGGATGCCCTATCACGTCGTGATTTTCTCAAATTACTTGGCGCTGCAGGAGTTGCTTTAACTTTTACACCTTTTGTTCCATGGGGAAAATACATGCCAAATCCATCCAATGCTTCTCTAGAGAAGGCCCAAGTTATACTACCTGATGGAACACAAGCAAATGTCAAAACTTTTCCAAAAAATCATTCTGAGGTTATCACTTATCCAAAAACAGGAGATTCTGTATTAGATCAAGAAGCATTCAAGAAATGGCAATTTATACGACTTCCCGAAGAACTCGGTGGAGACAAGGATGATGTGAGTGCCTTTAGGGTGTATAGTATGGTTTGTCTGCACTTGTGGTGTTTATGGAAGTACTGGCCGCAGGAAGGTAGAAAAAGAGGCGAATGTCCATGTCATGGAAGTATGTATAATCCGTTAAATGGCAAAGCATTTGCAGGTCCTGCTTCTCTCCAAGCTGCTCCTTCAAATGTATTGGCAACTCTCTATCTTGAAGCTGATAATGATGGTAATTTATGGATTAAACCAGCTGTATGGAATGTTAACGAAAACGGTGTAGTGGGATATGGTCGTTTCCTTAAAACGTAG
- a CDS encoding S8 family serine peptidase — protein sequence MMKSISVSKTGILLVCILLFSLFPKTAIGSYDTDLLQSNNPVQNNYPVQTEQKSDLITFQPASSQEIIKRYIIFGHGPAKNIVSQASNVIYDVNYNSGSYVIGFFNQSQVSNLKLNGYNVIEDLPLEFDSVKPDTPVADASRIDTILGSDKVVSKYGYTGNGIRIGIVDTGTDFSNPDVQSSLARDKDNVPVMIDADGQGLVLTNATFVANINSKGIIQNYTKTIPKNVTSFVYVTSNGVFLSMHKKDKGTYIQVYNSLYPKGGVPVLNGTASSDYKIGKDSRHFIVSKSGVYHFGMAYESVSQGQFFRLQLVPVLVVDSMIPGLYDTIIADMSDSWKDYNKFDTNIVPKYDFDFTDETPITLGGGHEILVYDSNHDGRYDYDAGTVGARVLDVYGVITNSSVMDKKLGAIRGTLLPPLDPHGNFFGIMYDFGGHGTGTAGSITSGGKQSYDVYANSTKYNIRGVAPGAKIVPIKALWLGDAIYGWLWAAGFDQEQNQWKYTGNTRVDILSNSWGISTFPALQSAPGLDVQSLLLDALCVPHSLDVNYPGVLVVNSAGNAGPGYGTIGTPDAASFGITVGAVTDNVFVGYGPFKNQPRFGNSTSHYGEISGFSSKGPSIVGDPKPDVMAVGEYSYIPTSITRTAKNNTGEYGLFGGTSLAAPLVAGSAAILMESLRDKHIPYNSFTVKNILMSTATDLGNDPFSQGSGLVNVTRAVDFVLGNNDTFEVTNDASYANTKKVLDSALQSVNSSSVGLNKIRLADTTIPETSWFAGRLNPGDRTSATFTIVNPTNHTLEISIKPENLALIKADVYNGTTQVRLQDPLISKTGVYRPDYVLLHEIKNYTGLGDFFEKTNPIPNDASLMILNLALPFSDFMNSSAKTYADDMKISSLYLYDWDKKNTNSTPVSRDLSLINRGGSWGTVQELRVTNPSVQIKHTPLIGVYPVPTRYSYWTGDTKKNSTSSNYTLTASYYKQVPWQGVWLDSTNIQVKAHQTTKVTATLLVPSDAIPGVYQAFINFYDKSNKVHVPVSYGVLKKLQPKDLPTVISGQEGNALYGNGYVGGGFDMSNRYNAGDWRQYYFDVTDKTINSLAMTLSWEDPNTNLSVFVIDPQGKIIQTNTPPGVLGQFQGWPTGDWLGPSTPFSEGGGFYPIKNKDDTSTAIFASINQTGVYSVLIHTPLFGGKSIAEPVTITAKFSSLFPIESPPELTLNIPLFINNNYTLNPIISGQSVQDQKYFLDNKDPQMISKSNLMKDIKNLPEGEHDIKFVISDTVGHQISKEFKFVIDNTPPQILIKSPQNNSLVSGMVHIDLDVNELNPDQKNWLVVRTPNHVFTDMKNIDFNTTSIANGNYTIGITAKDRAGNTGIENIMLTVDNSSNVSNTVKSDQSLTTLIEILVGIAVATVAITILWKKLRISKKS from the coding sequence ATGATGAAAAGCATCTCTGTCTCAAAAACAGGGATTTTACTGGTTTGCATATTGTTATTTTCTCTTTTTCCAAAAACAGCTATAGGATCATATGATACGGATCTCTTACAAAGTAATAATCCAGTTCAAAACAATTATCCTGTACAAACTGAACAAAAATCTGATCTCATAACCTTTCAGCCTGCATCCTCTCAGGAAATTATAAAAAGATACATTATTTTTGGTCACGGGCCTGCTAAAAATATTGTTTCACAGGCAAGTAACGTAATTTATGATGTAAATTATAATTCCGGTTCTTATGTCATTGGTTTTTTCAATCAATCCCAAGTCTCTAATCTTAAACTAAATGGATACAATGTAATTGAAGATCTACCTCTAGAGTTTGATTCTGTAAAACCTGATACTCCTGTTGCAGACGCATCTAGAATAGACACAATTCTTGGCTCAGACAAGGTTGTCTCCAAATATGGGTATACTGGAAATGGAATAAGAATTGGAATTGTAGATACCGGAACTGATTTTTCAAATCCTGATGTTCAGAGCTCTCTGGCTAGAGATAAAGACAATGTACCTGTCATGATAGATGCTGATGGCCAAGGCTTGGTATTGACAAACGCTACTTTTGTTGCAAATATCAACAGCAAGGGAATAATACAAAACTATACCAAAACCATTCCAAAAAATGTAACTTCGTTTGTTTATGTTACATCTAATGGCGTGTTTCTTAGCATGCATAAAAAAGACAAGGGGACATACATTCAGGTATACAATTCATTATACCCAAAGGGGGGAGTTCCTGTTCTAAACGGTACTGCATCAAGTGATTACAAAATTGGTAAAGACTCTAGGCACTTTATTGTTTCAAAGAGTGGTGTGTATCACTTTGGAATGGCATATGAGAGTGTATCCCAGGGGCAGTTTTTCAGGCTTCAATTAGTTCCAGTCTTGGTTGTTGACTCTATGATTCCTGGATTATATGATACTATAATTGCAGACATGTCTGATTCTTGGAAAGACTATAACAAATTTGACACCAACATCGTCCCAAAATATGATTTTGATTTTACTGATGAAACTCCAATAACACTGGGAGGCGGTCATGAAATTCTTGTCTATGATTCAAATCATGATGGACGTTATGATTATGATGCAGGAACAGTAGGTGCTCGTGTACTTGATGTCTATGGTGTGATAACAAATTCTTCTGTAATGGATAAAAAACTTGGTGCCATACGTGGTACACTTTTACCTCCTCTTGATCCACATGGAAACTTTTTTGGAATAATGTATGATTTTGGCGGTCACGGTACCGGAACTGCCGGTTCAATAACATCTGGAGGAAAACAAAGTTATGATGTATATGCAAACTCTACAAAATACAATATACGTGGAGTTGCACCTGGTGCAAAAATAGTTCCAATAAAAGCGCTATGGCTTGGTGATGCAATTTATGGATGGTTGTGGGCCGCAGGATTTGATCAAGAACAAAATCAATGGAAATACACCGGAAATACTAGAGTGGATATACTGTCAAATAGTTGGGGAATCTCTACTTTTCCTGCACTCCAATCTGCTCCTGGACTTGATGTGCAATCTCTATTGCTTGATGCATTATGCGTTCCTCATTCCCTTGATGTGAATTATCCTGGAGTGCTAGTAGTAAATAGTGCAGGTAATGCAGGACCTGGTTATGGAACAATAGGAACTCCTGATGCTGCGTCATTTGGAATCACTGTAGGTGCTGTTACCGATAATGTCTTTGTAGGCTATGGTCCATTTAAGAATCAACCTAGATTTGGCAACAGCACGTCTCATTATGGAGAAATATCTGGATTCTCAAGTAAAGGTCCATCTATTGTAGGAGACCCCAAACCAGATGTGATGGCAGTTGGTGAATATAGCTATATTCCAACATCCATAACTAGAACCGCTAAAAACAATACTGGGGAGTATGGACTGTTTGGCGGAACAAGTCTAGCAGCGCCGCTTGTTGCAGGTTCTGCCGCAATATTGATGGAAAGCCTCCGCGACAAACATATACCGTACAATTCTTTTACTGTTAAAAATATTCTAATGTCCACTGCCACTGATCTTGGAAATGATCCGTTTTCTCAAGGATCTGGATTGGTAAATGTTACAAGAGCTGTTGATTTTGTGTTAGGAAATAATGACACCTTTGAAGTTACAAATGATGCCTCATATGCTAACACAAAGAAAGTTTTGGATTCAGCTTTGCAATCTGTAAATTCTTCCTCTGTAGGCTTGAATAAAATACGACTTGCTGATACTACTATTCCTGAAACGTCTTGGTTTGCAGGAAGACTAAATCCTGGGGACAGAACTTCTGCTACTTTTACAATTGTAAATCCAACTAATCATACACTTGAGATTAGTATTAAACCGGAGAATCTGGCACTGATAAAAGCAGATGTCTATAACGGAACTACGCAGGTAAGGCTGCAAGATCCTCTGATATCAAAAACAGGAGTTTATAGACCAGACTATGTCCTGTTGCACGAAATTAAAAATTATACTGGACTTGGAGATTTCTTTGAGAAAACAAATCCTATTCCAAATGATGCCTCATTAATGATTCTAAATTTGGCACTTCCATTCTCAGATTTCATGAATTCATCTGCCAAAACATATGCTGATGACATGAAGATATCGTCACTGTATCTGTATGACTGGGACAAGAAAAATACAAACTCCACCCCTGTTTCAAGAGATTTGTCCCTGATTAACAGAGGTGGTTCATGGGGAACAGTACAGGAACTTCGAGTCACAAATCCTTCCGTACAAATAAAACATACTCCTCTCATAGGGGTGTACCCAGTTCCTACTCGATACTCATATTGGACAGGGGACACAAAGAAAAACTCTACATCTTCAAACTATACTTTGACTGCAAGTTATTACAAGCAAGTGCCATGGCAAGGAGTCTGGTTAGATTCTACAAATATTCAGGTAAAGGCACATCAGACAACAAAAGTAACTGCCACACTACTTGTTCCATCAGACGCAATACCTGGAGTCTATCAAGCATTCATCAACTTTTATGACAAGTCAAACAAAGTGCATGTCCCGGTCTCATACGGTGTATTAAAGAAACTGCAACCAAAAGATCTTCCCACTGTTATATCGGGCCAAGAAGGTAATGCACTATACGGTAACGGATATGTTGGTGGAGGATTTGACATGTCAAATAGGTATAATGCAGGTGATTGGCGTCAATATTATTTTGATGTTACCGACAAAACAATTAATTCACTTGCAATGACCCTGTCTTGGGAAGATCCAAATACCAATTTGTCAGTATTTGTAATAGATCCACAAGGAAAAATAATTCAAACAAATACTCCACCTGGAGTACTTGGACAATTTCAAGGATGGCCAACTGGCGACTGGCTTGGCCCCAGCACACCATTTAGCGAAGGTGGAGGATTTTATCCTATAAAAAATAAAGATGACACATCCACTGCAATATTTGCATCCATAAACCAAACGGGAGTATATTCTGTATTGATTCACACACCTCTGTTTGGAGGAAAATCAATTGCAGAACCTGTAACCATTACTGCAAAATTTTCTTCTCTATTTCCAATAGAATCTCCACCAGAATTAACTCTGAATATTCCGCTTTTTATTAACAATAACTATACTCTCAACCCAATAATATCGGGACAAAGTGTACAGGATCAGAAATATTTTCTTGATAACAAAGATCCACAAATGATAAGCAAATCAAACCTAATGAAAGATATTAAAAATTTGCCTGAGGGAGAACATGACATCAAATTTGTAATATCTGATACTGTTGGACATCAAATATCAAAAGAATTCAAATTTGTTATTGATAATACTCCGCCGCAAATACTGATCAAATCCCCTCAAAATAATTCTCTAGTTTCAGGCATGGTTCATATCGATTTAGATGTCAATGAACTAAACCCAGATCAAAAAAACTGGCTAGTTGTGCGTACTCCAAACCATGTCTTTACTGATATGAAAAATATTGATTTCAATACCACTTCTATTGCTAATGGGAATTATACGATAGGTATTACTGCAAAGGATAGGGCTGGAAATACTGGGATTGAAAATATAATGTTAACCGTAGATAACTCGAGTAACGTATCTAACACTGTTAAAAGCGATCAAAGTCTGACAACCTTGATCGAGATACTGGTTGGGATTGCAGTTGCCACTGTAGCAATCACTATTCTCTGGAAAAAGCTACGAATTTCGAAAAAAAGCTAG